The proteins below are encoded in one region of Aspergillus nidulans FGSC A4 chromosome III:
- a CDS encoding lipase family protein (transcript_id=CADANIAT00005564) produces MYFLLSVIFHFPVFCAGFPPAVSREISTTLLTKLTLMSQYSAASGCSENNNSSVGSSVYCGAEMCPLIDSANTELLYAFSEIYPGDTAGYIAADHTNALLIISFRNSVTPTNFITDWAFLQVSAPTACSGCRAHKGFWSAAVAADKALDGSIREAKARYPEYELTLTGHSLGGALATLHAIFLRNRGVAVDSYTFGAPSVGDYAMADYITNGPGSDNGRNYRVTHLNDVFPKMLYRASRMPVADRLVQEYSQSGPEYWITSGFGEPVTTADVHILEGVDNEQGNLGREPGSLRDHMWYLGATDACPLG; encoded by the exons ATGTATTTCCTTCtctccgtcatcttccactTTCCTGTCTTCTGTGCCGGCTTTCCACCTGCCGTATCCAGAG AAATATCCACAACTCTCCTCACCAAACTCACCCTCATGTCTCAAtactctgctgcttcaggttGCAGCGAAAACAATAACTCTTCTgtagggagttctgtttatTGCGGGGCTGAAATGTGTCCGCTTATCGACAGTGCCAATACAGAACTCCTTTATGCATTCTCAGA GATTTACCCCGGCGATACGGCTGGCTACATTGCCGCCGACCACACAAACGCCCTTCTGATCATCTCGTTTCGCAATAGCGTGACCCCCACAAACTTCATCACCGATTGGGCATTCCTTCAAGTCAGCGCGCCTACCGCGTGCTCCGGATGCCGAGCACATAAAGGGTTCTGGTCGGCGGCCGTGGCCGCCGACAAGGCTTTAGATGGTTCCATCAGGGAGGCAAAGGCCAGATACCCAGAGTACGAACTGACGTTGACTGGGCATAGTTTGGGAGGTGCACTTGCAACGCTTCATGCAATTTTCCTGAGGAATAgaggagttgctgttgattcT TATACCTTCGGCGCGCCATCGGTTGGTGACTACGCAATGGCCGATTACATCACGAACGGGCCCGGTAGCGACAATGGGAGGAACTATCGCGTTACGCACCTGAATGACGTCTTTCCAAAAATGCTCTACCGTGCGTCTAGGATGCCGGTTGCAGATCGGCTGGTACAAGAGTACAGCCAGTCCGGGCCAGAGTACTGGATTACGTCTGGCTTCGGCGAGCCTGTTACAACTGCGGATGTGCACATCCTTGAGGGCGTGGATAATGAGCAGGGCAATCTGGGAAGAGAACCTGGCAGTCTGAGGGACCATATGTGGTATTTGGGGGCGACAGATGCTTGCCCACTAGGCTGA
- a CDS encoding uncharacterized protein (transcript_id=CADANIAT00005565), producing MFFSRFILHSTLLSVTIAAKCYYTDGTFALDEQQPCFPEKEHSACCGIAKTNGDENDYCLTNGLCLGQVKGYTGFVLLNSCTDSSWESDDCPNFCPKSMQASYGIHILPCLENSNNQWCCSTDGSDCCDNAFELDMGKLMYPGPGGNWTNPTSVINPPTSTYASTTSSAGDNASQIATTTVTVTSDPDSGSNSSSSETCDNGTGTCQDSKTTIVGVGVGLGVALVVCLASSAAALCFQRRQFNRRLEETKASYLASGYLPAPRAQAELYASNARPPIAELPANKRTSIFEM from the exons ATGTTTTTCAGTCGATTCATTCTTCACAGTACCCTTCTCTCTGTCACTATTGCTGCAAAGTGCTATTACACCGATGGAACCTTCGCGCTTGACGAGCAACAGCCCTGCTTCCCTGAGAAAGAACACAGCGCTTGCTGCGGTATCGCCAAAACAAACGGCGATGAAAATGACTACTGTCTGACCAACGGGCTTTGTCTGGGTCAGGTCAAGGGATACACAGGGTTTGTGCTGCTCAATAGCTGTACGGACTCAAGCTGGGAGAGCGACGATTGTCCAAATTTCTGTCCTAAGT CAATGCAGGCCTCCTACGGCATCCATATCCTCCCCTGCCTGGAAAACAGCAATAACCAATGGTGCTGCAGCACTGATGGCTCGGACTGCTGCGACAACGCCTTCGAGCTGGACATGGGAAAATTGATGTATCCCGGGCCCGGCGGGAACTGGACGAACCCGACATCGGTGATAAACCCTCCCACAAGCACGTACGCAAGCACAACCAGCAGCGCAGGTGACAATGCCTCGCAAATAGCCACAACTACTGTCACGGTGACAAGCGATCCGGACTCAGGCTCCAACTCATCGTCCTCTGAGACCTGCGACAACGGAACAGGGACCTGTCAGGATAGCAAGACCACCATTGTAGGAGTCGGCGTCGGTCTGGGCGTGGCGCTGGTCGTATGtcttgcttcttcagcagctgcgcTGTGCTTCCAAAGACGCCAATTTAATCGGCGCTTGGAGGAGACGAAGGCGAGTTATCTGGCGTCTGGGTATTTGCCTGCACCACGGGCTCAGGCGGAGTTGTATGCGTCGAATGCGCGGCCACCAATAGCGGAGTTGCCGGCGAATAAACGGACCTCGATATTTGAGATGTGA
- a CDS encoding uncharacterized protein (transcript_id=CADANIAT00005566), which produces MTSLRGRWPLLFLFCISLFTLCDASSPKRRSLFQPIQSKPRQKTSELRGNSSIADIAARDIFDPFSTSLEKRQYTCPSGYSLCTTSRRCCPSPADACCSDGTCVIRGTEECCLTGGACPEGQSCCRDGCIPADGKCCSVGDGYCEADEKCCSNGVTCAPLDGECCNVRGYCPRGQRCVVLNGERGCCPLSGCYSTDYDSDDDDDDDDEETSITTSSSSSSVTTYTQIIYWYYWVYWYIEVWWYIEIDIQTSTLSLTSSSTRTSSTATVSASNSAAASSIFEGISESVSASATTTPDLDDVPTRTTTTTTAGPTSTDDADSDSGPVVTGGSGPTGDSSGGVNETSVPNVDKAASLSSEGMWATGVLIPKHRLAPKYNALRPLYSVHTQITAHPVNSFRPRYTANRELC; this is translated from the exons ATGACCTCACTTCGGGGCCGCTGgcctctcctcttcctcttttgcaTCAGCCTTTTTACTCTCTGCGATGCCTCCAGTCCAAAACGCCGCAGTTTGTTCCAGCCAATTCAGTCCAAACCGCGCCAAAAGACGTCCGAATTGCGCGGAAACTCCAGTATTGCCGACATCGCAGCCAGAGACATCTTCGatcccttctcgacctctctTGAGAAACGCCAGTACACTTGCCCATCCGGCTATTCGCTCTGTACAA CTtcccgccgctgctgccccTCTCCCGCCGACGCCTGCTGCAGCGACGGGACGTGTGTCATCCGCGGCACGGAGGAGTGCTGTCTCACTGGCGGCGCATGTCCCGAGGGTCAGTCCTGCTGCCGCGATGGATGCATACCCGCCGACGGAAAATGCTGTTCCGTCGGCGACGGTTACTGCGAGGCCGACGAGAAGTGCTGCTCGAATGGGGTCACCTGTGCCCCGTTAGATGGCGAGTGCTGTAATGTCCGGGGGTACTGTCCGAGGGGACAGAGATGCGTTGTACTCAATGGAGAGCGGGGTTGCTGTCCGCTGTCCGGGTGCTATTCGACCGATTATGATTctgacgacgatgacgacgacgatgacgaggagaCATCAATAAccacttcttcatcctcatcgtcagtAACTACCTACACCCAAATCATCTACTGGTACTACTGGGTCTACTGGTATATCGAAGTATGGTGGTACATCGAAATCGACATCCAGACGAGCACACTGTCACTTACGTCTTCGTCGACGCGGACATCTTCCACGGCCACGGTCTCAGCGTCGAACTCCGCGGCCGCGAGCTCGATCTTCGAGGGCATCAGTGAGAGTGTCAGTGCCTCGGCAACCACGACGCCGGATCTAGATGACGTGCCGACCAGGACGACGACTACCACAACGGCCGGGCCGACTTCGACAGATGACGCGGATTCTGACTCTGGACCTGTAGTTACTGGTGGGTCGGGGCCGACTGGTGACTCTTCAGGTGGTGTAAACGAGACTTCTGTGCCCAATGTTGACAAGGCTGCCAGTTTGAGTAGTGAAGGAATGTGGGCGACGGGGGTT CTCATTCCGAAACATCGACTAG CACCCAAGTACAATGCCCTTCGCCCGCTATATTCGGTCCACACGCAGATCACGGCACATCCCGTCAATTCCTTCCGCCCACGCTATACTGCGAACCGCGAATTATGTTAA
- a CDS encoding uncharacterized protein (transcript_id=CADANIAT00005567) produces the protein MIYPQDPDCRDGEANLRLTEKDPDPSTLEKVNGDLKKLEVTNEKPASHSRSARFLIWTILNVTSTVGIVFTNKSVMSNPSFSNRQVSLACYHFFITGATLWAASHRFFGAFVPKPIGLKQMTPIAAAMAIQVVLQNLSLAHSSVMFHQLARLLLTPAVALLNYVLFRIKTPRAALMPLALLCSGVGVVTYYDSLPSADSGSSTSARGVIFALTAVCASSIYTVWIGYYHKRYELSSMQLLLNQAPISACLLLCAIPWAETTPAVSSVPTYMWSMVLLSGLLACMVNLSQFYIVDAAGAVSGAVIGQLKTCIIVGLGWAWRNHAVPRQSMMGIIMALIGMSMYMNIVLKNR, from the exons ATGATTTATCCGCAGGACCCAGATTGCCGCGATGGCGAGGCCAATCTCCGTCTTACCGAGAAGGACCCTGATCCCTCGACCCTGGAGAAGGTCAACGGCGATCTGAAGAAGCTAGAAGTGACAAATGAGAAGCCAGCGAGTCATAGTCGCAGTGCGCGGTTTCTGATATGGACGATTCTTAATGTCACTTCGACTGTGGGGATT GTATTCACGAACAAATCGGTCATGTCGAATCCTTCCTTCAGTAACCGACAAGTCTCCCTGGCCTGTTACCATTTCTTTATCACCGGCGCTACACTCTGGGCGGCGTCGCATcgcttcttcggcgcgtTCGTCCCCAAACCCATCGGCCTCAAGCAAATGACCCCgatcgccgccgccatggccatccaggTTGTCCTTCAGAACTTGTCGCTCGCACATTCCTCAGTCATGTTCCACCAGCTGGCGCGTCTTCTCCTGACACCAGCAGTTGCGTTACTGAACTACGTCCTTTTTCGAATCAAGACTCCCCGCGCGGCGCTTATGCCGTTGGCTCTTTTGTGCTCTGGGGTCGGAGTCGTTACATACTACGACTCGCTCCCGTCTGCAGATAGCGGGAGCTCGACGTCTGCTCGCGGTGTGATTTTTGCGCTGACGGCCGTCTGCGCCAGCTCGATCTATACGGTCTGGATCGGGTACTACCATAAACGGTATGAACTGAGCAGCATGCAGCTGCTCTTGAACCAAGCGCCCATCAGTGCGTGCTTGCTCTTGTGCGCTATACCCTGGGCCGAGACGACCCCTGCCGTCTCGTCCGTACCGACCTACATGTGGAGTATGGTACTGCTG AGCGGGCTACTCGCATGCATGGTGAACCTTTCCCAGTTTTACATCGTCGATGCCGCCGGAGCAGTCAGTGGTGCGGTCATTGGGCAGCTTAAGACCTGCATCATTGTAGGGTTGGGCTGGGCCTGGCGCAACCATGCTGTTCCGCGCCAGAGCATGATGGGAATCATCATGGCGTTGATTGGGATGAGCAT GTATATGAACATTGTTCTTAAAAATAGATGA
- a CDS encoding uncharacterized protein (transcript_id=CADANIAT00005568), which translates to MILTRGNSRLIKTTAAVFCACVLLAFLFNHQDGYQSTRKLIHAGRSRLENAMFERIKNETLGFQHIYAIGLKERTDKHDSLTLAASATGMNVEWLEGVRPGDVSEKALPQGMDNPEIPYAVVLCWRAHMNALRRVVENKYTTALIMEDDADWDVTIRPQLREIARGVRELSSNQKAPRKEPYGTNWDLLWIGGCATLQDKNETDLYMIPDDPTTPSLGHRGPWQGPIGPHEDWRNQHPEVSMDSTRFVYRAGHGCCLYGYAVTYQGARKILAALSLERSAEVDNSLGDLCGGKNGRQQIRCFGVYPNVIGTFKPAGLSSRHSDIQNYSTTDWVNAESWNMVYSTRMNLQRLLAGEETVYSQWNTSFVPWSKGEVKPREVQYPRGYVVRG; encoded by the exons ATGATTTTGACCCGCGGGAACTCCAGGCTGATCAAGACCACGGCCGCGGTATTCTGTGCCTGCGTTCTACtcgcctttctcttcaatcacCAAGATGGCTACCAATCCACCAGAAAGTTAATCCACGCCGGCCGGTCTCGCCTAGAAAATGCCATGTTCGAGCGAATCAAAAACGAGACGCTAGGG TTTCAACACATTTATGCCATCGGGCTCAAAGAACGCACCGACAAGCATGATTCTCTCACACTGGCCGCCTCGGCCACCGGGATGAATGTTGAATGGCTCGAGGGCGTTCGACCCGGCGACGTATCGGAAAAAGCTCTTCCGCAG GGAATGGACAATCCAGAGATCCCATACGCCGTTGTCTTGTGCTGGCGCGCGCACATGAATGCACTGCGCAG AGTCGTGGAGAACAAGTATACGACGGCTCTCATTATGGAAGACGACGCCGATTGGGATGTCACGATCAGGCCGCAACTGCGCGAGATTGCTCGAGGGGTCCGCGAGCTCTCCAGCAACCAGAAAGCCCCGAGGAAGGAGCCGTACGGCACAAACTGGGATCTGCTCTGGATCGGCGGTTGCGCGACTCTGCAGGACAAGAACGAAACGGATCTTTATATGATCCCCGACGATCCAACGACGCCCAGTCTCGGCCATCGCGGCCCATGGCAAGGTCCGATTGGGCCACACGAGGATTGGCGAAACCAGCACCCAGAAGTCTCGATGGACTCGACGCGATTTGTTTATCGGGCGGGCCACGGCTGCTGCCTGTACGGGTACGCCGTGACCTACCAAGGCGCGCGGAAGATCCTTGCGGCTCTGTCGCTAGAGCGGAGCGCGGAAGTGGACAATTCGCTGGGCGATCTCTGTGGAGGCAAGAACGGGCGGCAGCAGATCCGCTGTTTTGGCGTGTATCCGAACGTCATTGGCACCTTCAAGCCGGCAGGGCTGAGCTCGCGGCACTCGGATATCCAAAACTATAGTACGACCGACTGGGTGAATGCGGAGTCGTGGAACATGGTCTACAGCACGAGGATGAACCTGCAGCGACTGCTTGCGGGGGAGGAGACCGTGTATTCGCAGTGGAACACCTCATTCGTGCCGTGGTCCAAGGGCGAGGTCAAGCCACGGGAGGTGCAGTATCCGCGAGGGTACGTGGTACGAGGGTAG
- a CDS encoding oligo-1,6-glucosidase agdG (transcript_id=CADANIAT00005569) — MSYAHVKPPSEIHRAWWKESSVYQIWPASFKDSNDDGIGDIPGIISKLDYIRDLGVDIVWLCPSYKSPQVDMGYDIADYYSIADEYGTVADVEKLIKGCHDRGMKLLMDLVVNHTSDKHEWFKKSRSSKDNEFRDWYVWKPPRYDENGNRQPPNNWVSHFQGSAWEFDEATGEYYLHLYAVEQPDLNWENPAVRKAVHDIVRFWLDKGADGFRMDVINFISKDQAFPDAPEQDKDAVWQWGDKYYANGPRLHEYLQGIGKILKEYDTFSVGEMPFVKDTNEVLKAVRYDRNEINMIFNFEHVDIDHGPWGNKFKPGGWKLTDLKAFFERWQVFMYDNGGWNALYWENHDQPRSIDRYVNPPQALRPAAGKMLATILALHAGSPFIYQGQEIGMGNVPIEWGMEEYKDIDCLNHWKGLLETRPTDTEVQKIARQEYRKKSRDNARTPVQWSSEPNAGFTGPNVKPWMSVNPEYTRVNAADQVKDPNSLYHYWASVLHLRKTYLDIFVYGNYELVDRDSQEVYAYTRACHTSKALVLANWTDRGLTWNAAAHKADQFEQVLLDTYESANAAQGRFSGGQWTLRPYEAVVILLK, encoded by the exons ATGAGCTACGCGCACGTCAAACCCCCCAGCGAGATCCACCGGGCCTGGTGGAAAGAAAGCTCTGTGTACCAGATCTGGCCGGCATCGTTCAAGGACTCTAATGATGACGGTATTGGCGACATTCCTGGCATCATCTCGAAGCTCGACTACATTCGTGACCTTGGTGTCGATATTGTCTGGCTCTGTCCGTCTTACAAGTCTCCCCAGGTAGACATGGGATACGACATTGCGGACTACTACAGTATTGCAGACGAATATGGTACGGTCGCAGATGTCGAAAAGCTGATCAAGGGCTGCCACGACAGGGGCATGAAGCTCCTTATGGACTTGGTCGTGAACCACACCAGTGATAAGCATGAATGGTTCAAGAAATCACGCAGCTCAAAGGATAACGAGTTTCGCGATTGGTATGTCTGGAAGCCGCCCCGCTACGACGAGAATGGGAATCGTCAACCTCCAAACAACTGGGTATCGCACTTCCAAG GAAGCGCCTGGGAATTCGATGAGGCGACAGGAGAGTATTATCTTCATCTATACGCCGTCGAACAACCTGACTTAAACTGGGAGAACCCCGCCGTGAGAAAGGCAGTGCATGATATCGTGCGTTTCTGGCTCGACAAAGGAGCTGATGGCTTCCGCATGGACGTCATCAACTTTATCAGTAAGGATCAGGCGTTCCCCGACGCACCGGAACAGGACAAGGATGCCGTATGGCAGTGGGGTGACAAGTACTACGCAAACGGTCCTCGGCTCCATGAGTATCTGCAGGGTATTGGGAAGATACTTAAGGAATACGACACCTTTAGCGTCGGGGAAATGCCTTTTGTAAAGGATACCAATGAAGTGCTGAAAGCGGTTCGCTACGACCGCAACGAAATCAACATGATCTTCAATTTTGAGCACGTCGACATTGACCATGGCCCCTGGGGCAACAAATTCAAGCCTGGCGGCTGGAAACTCACTGATCTCAAGGCCTTTTTCGAGCGCTGGCAAGTTTTCATGTACGACAACGGCGGCTGGAACGCTTTGTATTGGGAAAACCACGACCAACCCCGATCGATTGACCGCTATGTCAACCCCCCTCAGGCTCTCCGACCAGCGGCCGGAAAGATGTTGGCTACCATACTAGCCTTGCACGCGGGCTCTCCGTTCATTTACCAGGGCCAGGAGATAGGAATGGGAAATGTTCCTATTGAATGGGGAATGGAAGAATACAAAGACATCGACTGTCTGAACCATTGGAAAGG GTTGCTGGAAACCAGACCAACGGACACCGAGGTACAGAAAATTGCCAGACAGGAATACCGGAAGAAATCCCGAGACAACGCTCGCACTCCAGTGCAGTGGTCCTCAGAACCCAATGCCGGATTCACCGGGCCGAACGTTAAGCCTTGGATGTCTGTCAATCCAGAGTACACTCGAGTTAATGCAGCGGACCAAGTCAAGGACCCCAACTCTTTGTACCATTACTGGGCATCAGTCCTGCACCTCAGGAAAACCTACCTCGATATCTTTGTCTATGGAAATTACGAGCTTGTGGATCGTGATAGTCAGGAGGTTTACGCCTACACCCGGGCATGCCACACCTCCAAGGCTCTGGTATTGGCGAACTGGACTGACCGTGGATTGACGTGGAACGCGGCAGCACACAAGGCTGATCAGTTCGAGCAAGTGCTGCTAGACACTTATGAGTCCGCAAACGCAGCGCAGGGAAGGTTTTCAGGTGGTCAATGGACGCTTCGACCATATGAAGCGGTTGTGATCTTGCTAAAATAG
- a CDS encoding SCO family protein (transcript_id=CADANIAT00005570), whose product MSVPLRSLMRTLARTTRPPLLSAQCRAQVSQNTPRCTTPSRSQWQPFSTTPARPKAKTMGQLRARNATGPFSWKAALLFVLTGAGMIIYFRVEKERLERKRIAEMSKGVGRPKVGGPFVLKDLNGDVFTEENLKGKYSFVYFGFTHCPDICPDELDKMAEIIDKVKEANKGENIFVPVFITCDPARDTPEVLRNYLQEFHKDIIGLTGTYEQVKQVCKAYRVYFSTPRDVKPGEDYLVDHSIYFYLMDPEGDFVECIGRQDTPETATKTIMEHINDWKREGKPLKRD is encoded by the exons ATGTCAGTACCGCTCCGGTCCCTAATGCGGACCCTCGCCCGCACAACTCGTCCAcctctcctctccgcccAATGCCGCGCGCAGGTCTCACAAAACACTCCCCGATGCACCACACCATCCCGCTCGCAATGGCAGCCCTTTTCCACGACACCCGCCCGCCCCAAGGCCAAAACAATGGGCCAGCTGCGTGCACGTAATGCAACGGGTCCTTTCTCTTGGAAAGCTGCTCTCCTCTTCGTTCTCACCGGTGCCGGAATGATTATCTATTTCCGCGTTGAAAAAGAGCGGCTCGAGCGGAAGCGCATCGCGGAGATGAGCAAAGGCGTCGGAAGACCAAAGGTTGGCGGGCCGTTTGTGCTAAAAGACCTGAATGGGGACGTATTCACGGAGGAGAACTTAAAGGGGAAGTATTCTTTT GTCTACTTCGGCTTCACACACTGCCCGGACATCTGTCCCGATGAGCTCGACAAGATGGCTGAAATTATCGACAAAGTGAAAGAGGCGAACAAGGGCGAGAACATTTTCGTCCCGGTCTTCATTACATGCGATCCCGCGCGGGATACGCCCGAGGTGCTGCGCAACTATCTGCAGGAGTTCCACAAGGATATCATTGGCTTGACAGGGACGTACGAGCAGGTGAAGCAGGTGTGCAAGGCGTACCGTGTGTATTTCAGTACTCCGCGCGATGTCAAGCCTGGCGAGGACTATCTAGTTGATCACAGTATTTACTTTTATCTTATGG ATCCTGAGGGCGACTTTGTCGAGTGTATCGGACGGCAGGATACGCCCGAGaccgcgacgaagacgatCATGGAGCATATCAATGactggaagagagagggaAAGCCCTTAAAGAGGGATTAG
- a CDS encoding protein cnxH (transcript_id=CADANIAT00005571) — protein sequence MSARPEPQPGSERNATEPLPSHLDPTTYPRTLTTTHGPTSIPLHLELTYHTLSPTTALQHVSSPSSGANILFLGTTRDTFDDRPVARLSYTSYPALALKSLHKISSEAVEKFGLNGVYIAHRLGEVPVGEASIVVAVGAGHRGEAWRGAEWVLEVVKERVEVWKREEFVDGGMEWRENRERDGFGKLKTKKEDSR from the coding sequence ATGTCAGCCAGACCCGAACCGCAACCGGGATCCGAACGCAACGCAACAGAACCCCTCCCTTCACACCTTGACCCAACAACCTATCCGCGAACCCTCACAACAACTCACGGGCCCACCAGCATTCCCCTCCACCTCGAGCTAACATACCACACGCTCTCCCCCACCACCGCCCTGCAACACGTTTCCTCCCCTAGTAGCGGTGCAAacattctcttcctcggcaCAACACGCGACACGTTTGATGACCGTCCCGTCGCCCGCCTCTCATATACATCATACCCAGCCCTCGCGCTGAAATCATTGCACAAAATCTCCTCTGAAGCGGTTGAGAAGTTCGGGCTGAATGGTGTCTATATCGCGCATCGGCTTGGTGAAGTTCCCGTTGGGGAGGCGAGTATTGTTGTTGCGGTGGGGGCGGGGCATAGAGGGGAGGCCTGGAGGGGCGCGGAGTGGGTGCTTGAGGTTGTGAAGGAGCGGGTTGAGGTgtggaagagggaggagTTTGTGGATGGAGGGATGGAGTGGAGGGAGAACAGGGAGAGGGATGGGTTTGGAAAATTGAAGACCAAAAAGGAGGATTCTAGATGA